A genomic region of Gemmata massiliana contains the following coding sequences:
- a CDS encoding sugar phosphate isomerase/epimerase family protein: MIPCISQVTTLPGSFADDVANYPAGGCSAIEVWLTKLEKHLDAVSPDDTRRALTDRGIALTAAAYQGGLLVSQGEQRKAHFEHFKRRLALCQQFAIPTLLLVTDFGSISVGAAPDAQSLGRALVSLAQAAQWAASFDVRLALEFRGADPFCSCLDTALTLVEQCGEPNVGVCLDVFHYYKGPSKPEDLGRLTAQNLFHVQVCDVAGVPRELMTDSDRVMPGEGDFRLEPLVQRLKVIGYAGAVSLELMNPVLWSLKATQVTELGMTALQRLLK; this comes from the coding sequence ATGATTCCCTGTATTTCGCAAGTAACAACACTGCCCGGGTCGTTCGCGGACGACGTGGCGAATTACCCGGCCGGTGGGTGCTCCGCCATCGAAGTGTGGCTCACGAAACTGGAGAAACACCTCGACGCCGTCTCACCCGACGACACACGACGCGCCCTCACAGATCGTGGAATCGCGCTCACCGCAGCCGCGTACCAGGGCGGATTGCTCGTGTCACAGGGCGAGCAACGCAAGGCTCACTTCGAGCACTTCAAGCGCCGGCTCGCGCTCTGCCAGCAGTTCGCGATTCCCACCCTGCTCCTCGTTACTGATTTCGGCTCGATTTCGGTCGGCGCCGCACCGGACGCGCAATCACTCGGTCGCGCACTCGTGTCGCTCGCCCAAGCCGCGCAATGGGCGGCCAGCTTCGACGTGCGGCTCGCACTCGAATTCCGAGGGGCGGACCCGTTTTGTTCGTGCCTCGATACGGCACTCACACTTGTCGAACAGTGCGGTGAGCCGAACGTCGGCGTGTGTTTGGACGTGTTCCACTACTACAAAGGGCCGAGCAAGCCCGAAGACCTGGGCCGACTGACCGCACAGAACCTGTTTCACGTTCAGGTGTGTGACGTGGCCGGCGTACCGCGCGAACTCATGACGGACAGTGACCGCGTGATGCCGGGCGAGGGCGACTTCCGCCTCGAACCACTTGTGCAAAGGCTAAAAGTAATCGGGTACGCTGGAGCCGTTTCGCTGGAACTGATGAACCCGGTCCTTTGGTCGCTGAAGGCAACACAAGTCACCGAACTCGGTATGACCGCCTTGCAGCGACTGCTGAAGTGA
- a CDS encoding glycosyltransferase family 87 protein, whose translation MSSPLSHPSATKDGYVIPARLWAWVGAPHSLAAILWLAVLITSAVFLYRAFEWLGSTPDAPPEHRRADGNSGHAQIDFGGQWLMGRMIATGNGRALYHRQRQWSVLREGFRDEAESPAQRNGPVFGRPSETVSHDADNLMVWFMGGEAGSSQDWKTVGGAVAAQLSQPLTGNPFVAAALEKHAIDSVSPKVVESVNKPSIGGPLYPPVHALFYAPLGFIDNPQHAYRVFQVLSLFVILVSGLGVKLLTKGRVWWSVATLCILYFPGTRGALDLGQNPALSLCILVWGWALTSRGYPVAGGMVWGLFAFKPVWAMAFFLVPLLMRNWRFCVAMVLTGAAFGAITLPLVGLESWFNWLEVGSSAAELYKVNDNWIHLSRDLHGIPRRILHDFSKPESERETQLANGLAWGLWAVVFGGTALIYFFRGDRTRATGLSAGLLFLGAYLTCYRFMYYDVLLAAVAVAVLLAEPRRFLRTGAFELAPRDLEPKIPNQRELVTSPGAQKAFGARMLGYVNSFPFTILMLLFLLENAFSGMALEATVGFGYFGTPSTGPGGGGTPRLKADTGVKYPLDTFLLLALWAWCAWRVLHGDEQREGEEARSVAVVHASSKVPS comes from the coding sequence GTGAGTTCTCCTCTTTCCCACCCCTCCGCGACCAAAGACGGTTACGTGATCCCGGCCCGGCTGTGGGCCTGGGTCGGTGCGCCGCATAGTTTGGCTGCGATTCTTTGGCTCGCGGTGCTAATCACGAGCGCAGTGTTTCTTTACCGCGCGTTTGAGTGGCTCGGGAGTACACCGGACGCACCGCCCGAGCACCGGCGCGCCGACGGGAACAGCGGACACGCGCAGATCGACTTCGGCGGTCAGTGGCTCATGGGGCGCATGATCGCGACGGGGAACGGGCGCGCGCTCTACCACCGGCAGCGGCAGTGGAGCGTGCTTCGGGAGGGGTTTCGAGACGAAGCCGAGTCGCCGGCCCAGCGCAACGGACCCGTGTTCGGGCGCCCGAGCGAGACGGTGTCCCATGACGCTGACAATCTGATGGTTTGGTTCATGGGAGGAGAAGCCGGTTCGAGCCAGGATTGGAAAACCGTGGGTGGCGCAGTGGCCGCTCAACTCTCTCAGCCACTTACAGGCAACCCGTTCGTCGCGGCGGCGCTGGAGAAGCACGCGATCGATTCGGTTTCCCCCAAGGTCGTCGAATCGGTGAACAAACCATCTATTGGGGGGCCACTGTACCCGCCCGTTCATGCCCTCTTCTATGCCCCCCTCGGTTTCATCGACAACCCACAGCACGCATACCGCGTGTTTCAGGTGCTCAGCCTGTTCGTGATTCTGGTGAGCGGGTTGGGGGTGAAACTGCTCACGAAGGGACGAGTGTGGTGGTCCGTTGCGACGCTGTGCATCCTGTATTTCCCGGGTACGCGCGGCGCGCTAGACCTCGGACAAAACCCGGCGTTGTCGTTGTGTATCCTCGTTTGGGGGTGGGCACTCACGAGTCGAGGGTACCCCGTGGCTGGTGGGATGGTCTGGGGTCTGTTTGCGTTCAAACCCGTTTGGGCGATGGCATTTTTCTTGGTGCCCCTCCTGATGCGGAACTGGCGTTTCTGTGTCGCGATGGTTCTGACGGGAGCTGCCTTCGGAGCGATCACGCTCCCTCTAGTTGGGTTAGAGAGCTGGTTCAATTGGCTGGAAGTCGGGAGTTCTGCGGCCGAGCTGTACAAGGTAAACGACAACTGGATTCACCTGAGTCGTGACTTACACGGTATCCCCCGTCGCATTTTGCACGATTTCAGCAAACCAGAGAGTGAGCGCGAAACGCAACTTGCGAACGGATTGGCTTGGGGGTTGTGGGCGGTGGTCTTTGGTGGGACCGCGCTGATCTACTTCTTTCGGGGAGACCGGACCCGCGCGACGGGACTGAGTGCCGGGTTGCTCTTCCTCGGGGCGTACCTTACGTGCTACCGGTTCATGTACTACGACGTGCTCCTCGCGGCCGTTGCGGTGGCCGTTCTACTTGCCGAACCGCGCCGATTCTTGCGAACGGGCGCGTTCGAGTTGGCCCCGCGAGATCTCGAACCGAAGATCCCGAATCAACGCGAGCTAGTTACATCTCCAGGTGCGCAAAAGGCTTTTGGCGCGCGAATGCTCGGTTATGTGAATTCATTTCCGTTCACGATCTTGATGCTGCTTTTCTTGTTGGAGAATGCGTTTAGTGGGATGGCTCTGGAAGCGACTGTGGGGTTCGGCTACTTCGGTACTCCGTCAACGGGACCGGGGGGCGGGGGCACCCCGCGGTTGAAGGCTGATACGGGGGTGAAATACCCACTCGACACGTTTCTGTTGCTCGCGCTGTGGGCGTGGTGTGCGTGGCGCGTGCTTCACGGAGACGAGCAAAGAGAAGGGGAGGAGGCGCGCTCTGTCGCGGTTGTGCATGCCTCATCCAAAGTTCCAAGCTGA
- a CDS encoding HEAT repeat domain-containing protein: protein MLGWFKRLRGSGDRALRYATAAQVRAADPDVRCRVAEQLGGVPDPWACDELLVLLKDMMPEVRNAALDALRRQGPNATAVLIQALEYADPKIAVPAANVLGELRDLDAVRPLLLVMKFGSPEIRAAATRALISYGRAAIPALALALQDPDPWTRTRGEEILAAIRESIRSQESPTPTPDSDKVG, encoded by the coding sequence ATGTTGGGATGGTTCAAGCGTCTCCGGGGTAGCGGCGACCGCGCGTTGAGATACGCGACCGCCGCACAGGTCCGTGCGGCCGATCCGGACGTGCGGTGCCGGGTCGCCGAGCAACTCGGCGGCGTTCCGGACCCGTGGGCGTGCGACGAATTGCTCGTGCTGCTCAAAGACATGATGCCCGAAGTACGGAACGCGGCCCTTGACGCGCTCCGGCGCCAGGGTCCAAATGCCACCGCCGTACTCATCCAGGCACTTGAGTACGCCGACCCGAAGATAGCAGTACCCGCCGCAAACGTGCTCGGAGAACTGCGCGACCTCGACGCAGTCCGGCCGCTGCTTCTGGTGATGAAATTCGGTTCGCCCGAAATCCGAGCCGCAGCAACTCGCGCGTTGATCTCCTATGGCCGCGCCGCGATCCCGGCACTGGCTCTCGCGCTCCAAGATCCCGACCCGTGGACCCGAACTCGTGGCGAGGAGATTCTTGCCGCGATCCGCGAATCCATACGATCGCAGGAATCCCCAACACCCACCCCCGACTCAGACAAAGTTGGGTGA
- the trpC gene encoding indole-3-glycerol phosphate synthase TrpC: MPSILDRIVETKRSEIATASAAVPEIELERRAASARPARNFKSAISQPGSVTIIAEVKKASPSAGVIRADFDPVRIATTYAQHGAAAISVLTDRHYFQGQLQYLTDVRAAVPCPVLRKDFILDRYQLLEARCAGADAVLLIAECLPGERLAELQKQATALGLHTLVELHDTDQLSRVLDAGAEIVGINNRDLRTFQTRLEHTLDLLPKIPADRVVVSESGIKTLADLARLGSAGARAVLVGESLMRAEDIGAALDVLRGK; this comes from the coding sequence ATGCCAAGCATTCTCGACCGGATCGTTGAAACGAAGCGCAGTGAAATCGCAACTGCGAGTGCCGCAGTACCCGAGATCGAACTCGAGCGCCGCGCGGCAAGCGCAAGACCGGCACGCAACTTCAAAAGCGCGATCAGCCAACCGGGATCGGTCACTATCATCGCAGAAGTGAAAAAAGCTTCCCCGTCCGCGGGCGTCATCCGCGCCGACTTCGACCCTGTGCGAATCGCCACAACTTACGCACAGCACGGCGCGGCGGCGATCAGCGTGTTGACCGACCGCCACTACTTCCAGGGCCAATTGCAGTATCTGACCGACGTCAGAGCCGCGGTCCCGTGCCCGGTGCTGCGAAAAGACTTCATTCTCGACCGGTACCAACTCCTCGAGGCCCGCTGCGCCGGCGCGGACGCGGTGCTGCTTATCGCAGAGTGCTTGCCCGGAGAGCGGCTCGCGGAGCTCCAAAAACAGGCAACCGCGTTGGGGCTTCACACACTCGTAGAATTGCACGACACCGACCAGTTGTCGCGCGTGTTGGATGCGGGCGCTGAGATCGTCGGGATCAACAACCGCGACCTGCGGACGTTTCAAACGCGGTTAGAGCACACGCTGGATTTGCTGCCGAAGATCCCCGCTGATCGCGTCGTTGTGAGCGAGAGCGGCATCAAGACGCTCGCGGACCTGGCGCGCCTCGGTTCAGCCGGAGCGCGGGCGGTACTCGTGGGTGAATCGCTCATGCGGGCCGAAGACATCGGAGCCGCGCTCGATGTTCTTCGCGGGAAATAG
- a CDS encoding serine/threonine protein kinase → MPSDSIASFFNDAKANRVLFPDQVEQIIRQPDAPQTDLTALCSYLLEKGVLTQYQADAIREGRGQDLSFANYPVVDKIGPCPGGTAYRALHPSLRTPVVLRRLNTSAFGNSSNSGVINRARTFGMLPHANLLPLLDAGEYRGEAYAVLDQPTDSTDLGSLLIEIGGAMPGFLAAEYGWAIASALRTIHDRGGWHGEVRPGLIIVGPLTTKAYPDGTTKRRPAHNAIVKLAETGLIPAHALTAQNSRTPDVLAYLSPESVDSNSYDARGDIYGLGASLYLMLAGRAPHTANTPNELATKIHSAEAVPLSKLRPDLPPDLAALVMRMIAKRPEDRPQTAQEVQDVLAPFCRAGTLPPPPAVPMAVPISSVTTVPVIRDTALPVAVPVAPPEPDGWGVNPDAFADATSETDAKPTRRKGLSKKDKNRSKLLIVIGLCMHLTAFGLLVAWLGGYINFDSSPAPTEKKEPEKEKTKTKQPREKPQS, encoded by the coding sequence ATGCCCTCCGATTCAATTGCCAGTTTTTTCAACGACGCAAAAGCAAACCGTGTACTGTTCCCCGATCAGGTGGAGCAGATCATTCGCCAGCCCGACGCCCCCCAAACCGACCTCACCGCACTGTGTTCGTACTTGCTCGAAAAAGGCGTTCTTACTCAGTATCAAGCTGACGCGATCCGCGAGGGGCGCGGGCAGGATTTAAGCTTCGCCAACTACCCCGTGGTTGACAAAATCGGGCCGTGCCCGGGGGGAACCGCGTACCGGGCTCTTCACCCGTCGCTACGCACTCCGGTCGTCCTACGGCGGTTGAACACAAGCGCTTTCGGCAACTCGTCTAATTCGGGTGTCATCAACCGCGCGCGTACCTTCGGGATGCTCCCGCACGCCAACCTTCTCCCGCTCCTGGATGCCGGGGAATATCGTGGGGAAGCTTACGCGGTACTCGACCAGCCGACCGACTCGACGGACCTCGGTTCGCTCCTGATCGAGATCGGCGGGGCTATGCCGGGGTTCCTCGCGGCGGAATACGGCTGGGCTATCGCGTCCGCGCTCCGCACAATCCACGATCGCGGCGGGTGGCACGGCGAAGTTCGACCAGGGTTAATAATCGTCGGCCCGCTTACGACGAAAGCCTACCCCGACGGAACAACGAAGCGCCGACCCGCTCACAACGCGATCGTGAAACTGGCCGAAACGGGACTGATCCCGGCGCACGCGCTGACCGCTCAGAATTCGCGCACACCCGACGTTTTGGCGTACCTTTCCCCTGAAAGTGTGGACAGTAACAGTTACGATGCGCGCGGCGATATTTACGGTTTGGGCGCGTCCCTCTACCTAATGCTCGCGGGACGGGCGCCACACACTGCCAACACCCCGAATGAACTCGCGACCAAGATCCACTCCGCCGAAGCAGTTCCGCTCTCCAAACTGCGACCAGACCTCCCTCCCGATCTCGCCGCGCTCGTCATGCGGATGATCGCCAAGCGACCGGAGGACCGCCCCCAGACAGCTCAGGAAGTACAAGACGTGTTGGCTCCGTTCTGCCGCGCGGGAACCCTTCCCCCGCCCCCGGCAGTCCCAATGGCCGTGCCAATCTCATCGGTGACCACGGTACCGGTCATTCGAGACACCGCGCTGCCCGTGGCGGTGCCGGTCGCGCCCCCGGAACCGGACGGGTGGGGGGTGAACCCTGATGCCTTTGCCGACGCCACGTCCGAAACTGACGCGAAGCCCACGCGACGGAAGGGATTATCCAAAAAAGACAAAAACCGTTCAAAATTGTTGATCGTGATCGGACTGTGTATGCACCTGACGGCGTTCGGCCTGCTCGTGGCTTGGCTCGGTGGATACATCAACTTCGATTCAAGCCCGGCCCCGACCGAGAAGAAGGAGCCGGAGAAAGAGAAGACGAAGACAAAGCAGCCTCGTGAGAAACCCCAAAGCTAA
- a CDS encoding PDZ domain-containing protein: MRLRYALVLAACLGLVPLAASRADDKPKAAADAKVTAKAEKFEVPYRLTDTKHVMVRTKINGKGPFNLIVDTGAPAVFITKGVAKKAKAEEGEKGWVDFDSFELEGGLKVEKARGRVEDLIQLDGMNGMGLAGVELHGVIGYNVLARFRIQYDLTSDKLVFEPLAFDPPPLVPLGGKGGEGIQSMGPMVKMLTSLLGIKPNFDIAPRGFTGIEFDEKDGKVVVKSVLAGSPAEKAGLKVGDRITSVKTDTVESGKDLAKALAKAGVGTKWRFHVTRDGKEEEIVVELGKGL; this comes from the coding sequence ATGAGATTGCGCTACGCGCTCGTGCTCGCGGCGTGCTTGGGGCTGGTGCCCCTCGCCGCGTCGCGTGCGGACGATAAGCCCAAAGCCGCCGCGGACGCGAAGGTGACCGCGAAGGCGGAGAAGTTCGAGGTGCCGTACCGCCTCACCGACACGAAGCACGTGATGGTGCGCACGAAGATCAACGGTAAGGGGCCGTTCAACCTCATCGTGGATACGGGTGCCCCGGCCGTGTTCATCACGAAGGGCGTCGCGAAGAAGGCCAAAGCTGAGGAAGGCGAAAAGGGCTGGGTCGATTTCGATTCGTTCGAGCTGGAAGGCGGACTGAAGGTCGAGAAGGCTCGCGGTCGGGTCGAAGACCTCATTCAGCTTGATGGGATGAACGGGATGGGATTGGCCGGTGTCGAGCTGCACGGCGTGATCGGCTACAACGTGCTGGCGCGGTTCCGCATCCAGTACGACCTCACCAGCGACAAACTCGTGTTCGAGCCGCTCGCGTTCGACCCGCCGCCGCTCGTTCCGCTCGGCGGCAAGGGCGGCGAAGGCATCCAGTCGATGGGGCCGATGGTGAAAATGCTCACCTCGCTCCTCGGCATCAAACCGAACTTCGACATCGCTCCGCGCGGGTTCACCGGGATCGAATTCGACGAAAAAGACGGCAAAGTCGTCGTGAAGTCGGTCCTCGCAGGCAGCCCCGCCGAGAAAGCCGGACTCAAGGTCGGCGATCGCATCACCAGCGTCAAAACGGACACCGTCGAATCCGGCAAAGACCTAGCGAAGGCGCTCGCGAAAGCCGGAGTCGGCACCAAGTGGCGGTTCCACGTCACACGCGACGGCAAAGAAGAAGAGATCGTGGTCGAACTCGGAAAGGGGCTCTAA
- a CDS encoding carbohydrate-binding family 9-like protein encodes MLRSLAAFIAVGSVIALALVPHATGAAPAEPDVLSPFPHPKGYVCYRAATPVVIDGDLKDAVWDAVPWSDPFADIEGDKRPKPRFRTRVKMLWDDEALYIAAELEEPDVWATLKEHDSVIFADNDFEVFLDPDGDNHLYGELELNALNTTWDLLLTKPYKDGGNAINAWEITGLQTAVKVNGTLNDPRDKDTGWTVEIKWPWKGLKEFSGRPMPPKDGDQWRINFSRVEWDTELVGGKTQKIKGKPEHNWVWSPQGLIDMHRPERWGYLQFSTAKPGEAKFKPDADWDIRDALHRCYYAQRAYHKKNGKYTSAIADLGLKDFPNNVQAQTTRTGFEVSWMGRDGTPPKPLYTITHDARIRKE; translated from the coding sequence ATGCTTCGCTCGCTCGCAGCCTTTATTGCGGTCGGCTCCGTTATTGCGCTCGCGCTGGTGCCCCACGCCACCGGCGCAGCGCCCGCCGAACCCGACGTGCTCAGCCCATTCCCGCACCCCAAGGGCTACGTTTGCTACCGAGCCGCAACGCCGGTTGTCATTGACGGCGACCTTAAGGACGCGGTCTGGGACGCGGTCCCGTGGAGCGATCCGTTCGCGGACATTGAGGGCGACAAGCGACCCAAACCGCGGTTCCGCACGCGGGTGAAGATGCTCTGGGACGACGAGGCGCTGTACATCGCGGCGGAGCTCGAAGAACCGGACGTCTGGGCCACGCTCAAGGAGCACGATTCGGTCATCTTCGCTGACAACGATTTCGAGGTCTTTCTCGATCCCGACGGCGACAACCATCTCTACGGTGAACTCGAACTGAACGCGCTGAACACGACCTGGGATCTGCTGCTCACGAAGCCCTACAAAGACGGCGGCAACGCCATAAATGCCTGGGAAATTACCGGTCTGCAAACGGCCGTGAAGGTGAACGGCACGTTGAACGATCCGCGCGATAAGGACACCGGCTGGACGGTCGAAATCAAGTGGCCCTGGAAGGGCTTAAAGGAATTCAGCGGGCGCCCGATGCCGCCGAAGGACGGCGACCAGTGGCGCATCAACTTCTCGCGCGTGGAATGGGACACGGAACTCGTTGGGGGCAAAACGCAGAAAATCAAAGGCAAACCCGAGCACAACTGGGTGTGGTCCCCGCAAGGGTTGATCGACATGCACCGGCCCGAACGCTGGGGGTACCTCCAGTTCAGCACGGCCAAGCCGGGTGAAGCGAAGTTCAAGCCCGATGCGGATTGGGACATCCGTGATGCGCTCCACCGTTGCTACTACGCGCAGCGCGCGTACCACAAGAAGAACGGCAAATACACCTCTGCCATTGCGGATCTTGGCCTCAAAGACTTCCCGAACAATGTGCAAGCACAGACGACTCGAACCGGCTTCGAGGTCTCCTGGATGGGGCGCGACGGCACCCCGCCCAAGCCGCTTTACACGATCACGCACGACGCGCGAATTCGCAAAGAGTGA
- a CDS encoding PDZ domain-containing protein: MQFARTLSLFAALAIAPVGVAAPPEKDSRKIDEKPVVVPFELLKSRHMAIQVKINDKGPYRLIFDTGAPTNLVNNKIAKASGILSKEDKGGLPLFGASMGAKTIKKLEIGDLKLEGMTTMVMDHPTVAAIADVVGPVEGIIGFPFFARYKMSIDYEKKEMTLTPNGYVPGDAMQGLTEKLMGASSGKKPEPKVVAPAAVWGFDVSRDKDDEEAGVVVGKVLAKSPAAVGGLKEGDRLLTLDGRWTDTVADTFLAASLVKPGKAVTLVVKRDGKEKKLTVTPGNGL, translated from the coding sequence ATGCAATTCGCACGCACACTTTCCCTGTTCGCCGCTCTCGCAATCGCGCCGGTTGGTGTTGCTGCACCGCCGGAAAAAGATTCACGGAAAATAGATGAGAAGCCCGTCGTCGTTCCGTTCGAGTTGCTGAAATCGCGGCACATGGCGATTCAGGTGAAAATCAATGACAAGGGACCGTACCGGTTGATCTTCGACACCGGCGCCCCCACGAACCTCGTCAACAACAAGATCGCGAAGGCGTCCGGGATACTGTCGAAGGAAGATAAGGGCGGGCTACCGCTGTTCGGCGCGTCGATGGGCGCGAAGACCATCAAGAAGCTCGAAATCGGCGACCTGAAGCTCGAAGGGATGACCACGATGGTGATGGACCACCCCACCGTCGCGGCGATCGCGGACGTGGTCGGTCCGGTCGAGGGGATCATCGGGTTCCCGTTCTTCGCGCGGTACAAGATGTCCATCGACTACGAAAAGAAGGAAATGACGCTGACCCCCAACGGTTACGTCCCCGGCGACGCGATGCAGGGTCTGACGGAAAAGCTCATGGGCGCGAGCAGCGGCAAGAAGCCGGAACCGAAGGTGGTTGCCCCGGCCGCGGTGTGGGGATTCGATGTCTCCCGCGACAAGGACGACGAAGAGGCCGGCGTGGTGGTTGGTAAGGTGCTCGCGAAAAGCCCCGCGGCGGTCGGCGGGTTGAAGGAAGGCGACCGGCTGCTCACGCTCGATGGGCGCTGGACCGATACCGTCGCCGATACCTTCCTGGCCGCGTCACTCGTGAAGCCGGGTAAGGCCGTGACGCTCGTTGTGAAGCGCGACGGCAAGGAGAAGAAGCTCACCGTCACGCCGGGCAACGGGTTGTGA
- a CDS encoding PAC2 family protein: MPEIPKLTHPWFVAVWPGMGHVALNAGVYLLAKLGMTAVAEFEAGELFDVAQVEVKDGIIQPARRPRNRFFVWIDPNKRHDLVVFLGEAQPPVGKFPFCRQVIDYARELGVERVITFAAMATEMRPEHPSRVFGAATDTDGVAELRRLDVTILEEGHIGGLNGVLLGAAAASGLRGSCFLGEMPQVFAQVPFPKASLAILEAFAVMTGIELDLDELAEQAHAVEEQLGELLARVEDQYESPNEEAEEGAGDDEGEEFSSDEEESESESSSVQHEGIGYQYDGPDEPVSQTAVQRIEELFARAATDRTKAFELKRELDRLGLFKRYEDRFLDLFKHSD, encoded by the coding sequence ATGCCCGAGATCCCGAAGTTGACACACCCGTGGTTCGTGGCCGTGTGGCCCGGGATGGGGCACGTGGCCCTGAACGCGGGCGTGTATCTGCTCGCTAAGCTCGGCATGACCGCCGTGGCCGAGTTCGAGGCCGGGGAACTGTTCGACGTGGCCCAGGTAGAAGTCAAGGACGGCATAATCCAACCGGCGCGCCGCCCGCGGAACCGGTTCTTCGTCTGGATCGACCCGAACAAGCGGCACGATCTCGTCGTTTTTCTGGGCGAAGCGCAGCCGCCGGTGGGCAAGTTCCCGTTCTGCCGGCAGGTGATCGATTACGCACGTGAACTCGGGGTCGAGCGGGTGATTACGTTCGCAGCGATGGCAACGGAGATGCGGCCCGAACATCCCTCGCGCGTGTTCGGCGCCGCGACCGATACGGACGGCGTGGCGGAACTGCGGCGGCTCGACGTGACCATTCTCGAAGAGGGCCACATCGGGGGGCTGAACGGGGTGCTTTTGGGGGCCGCTGCCGCGAGCGGGCTGCGCGGGAGCTGCTTCCTCGGCGAAATGCCGCAAGTCTTCGCGCAGGTTCCGTTCCCGAAGGCGTCGCTCGCGATTCTCGAAGCCTTCGCTGTGATGACTGGCATCGAACTGGACCTCGACGAACTCGCGGAGCAGGCGCACGCCGTGGAGGAGCAATTGGGCGAACTGCTCGCTCGCGTTGAGGACCAGTACGAGAGCCCGAACGAGGAAGCCGAAGAGGGTGCGGGCGACGACGAGGGCGAAGAGTTTTCCAGCGACGAGGAAGAGTCCGAGAGTGAAAGTAGCTCCGTGCAACACGAGGGGATCGGGTACCAGTACGACGGGCCGGACGAGCCTGTCTCGCAGACGGCCGTGCAGCGGATCGAGGAACTGTTCGCGCGCGCCGCGACCGATCGCACCAAGGCGTTCGAGTTGAAACGCGAACTCGACCGGCTCGGGCTGTTCAAGCGCTACGAAGACCGGTTCCTCGACTTGTTCAAGCACTCCGACTAA